In one window of Notolabrus celidotus isolate fNotCel1 chromosome 15, fNotCel1.pri, whole genome shotgun sequence DNA:
- the LOC117827209 gene encoding mitochondrial fission factor homolog A-like, which translates to MSGPTFSSPSAEVAEMNRIHYELEYTEGISQRMRIPETLMVSSEKQTGSLPIQQALPIHTTMMHVPERIVVTGDDGDGLFSRPRDLDLIQSIPPVDLLSMKAPPRILTLSEQPLDSLETEQTPTSQNNPNQAAHFHARSRRERSASENMTGRQNRVDISVSPSPSAPQVRLCPPLCSPEDANINLYTAAGFLSYVQSTTRRAYQQVLEVLDDSSRRTHLDLALDMNHDESGLMDASSLRRQIVKLNRRLQLLEEENKERSKREVMLYSATVAFWLINTWIWFRR; encoded by the exons ATGAGTGGGCCAaccttctcctccccctctgcgGAGGTGGCAGAGATGAACCGTATCCATTATGAATTGGAGTACACAGAGGGCATAAGCCAGCGCATGCGAATCCCTGAGACTCTCATGGTGTCTTCAGAAAAGCAAACAGGGTCTCTACCAATCCAGCAAGCCCTGCCTATCCACACAACTATGATGCACGTGCCAGAGAGGATTGTGGTTACAG GTGATGATGGGGACGGTCTGTTTTCTCGTCCCAGAGACCTGGACCTGATTCAGTCCATCCCCCCTGTGGATCTCCTGAGCATGAAGGCCCCACCACGTATCCTGACCCTCTCAGAACAGCCACTTGACTCCCTTGAAACTGAACAAACTCCCACTTCACAGAACAATCCCAACCAAGCT GCTCACTTTCATGCTCGATCTCGACGAGAGCGCAGTGCGAGTGAGAACATGACTGGACGCCAAAACAGAGTGGATATAAG TGTATCCCCTTCCCCTTCTGCCCCCCAAGTCCGGTTGTGTCCCCCCCTCTGTTCTCCAGAGGATGCAAACATCAACCTGTACACAGCTGCAGGGTTCCTGTCATACGTCCAGTCAACAACACGCCGGGCATATCAGCAAGTCCTGGAAGTGCTGGACGACAGCAGCCGCAG GACACACCTGGACCTGGCCTTGGATATGAACCATGATGAGTCTGGTTTAATGGACGCATCCTCTCTGCGAAGACAG ATAGTGAAGTTGAACCGGCGTCTGCAGCTGctggaagaagaaaacaaagaacgcTCCAAACGAGAGGTGATGCTGTATTCTGCAACCGTGGCTTTCTGGCTTATTAACACTTGGATCTGGTTCCGACGCTAA